Sequence from the Rhodopirellula halodulae genome:
AGCCGCCATGGAAGAAAAAGCAGAAGCCAGCGAAGTAGAGACCCCAGCCCCCGGCGAGCCTGTCTGACCAGCAATCGTCACGAGGCGGTTGCCACGGGACTCCGGGATCGATTGTTCCGCTGGAATGCCGCGGGTGCTAATCGCACCTGTCACGTCGTGAGCTGTTTGGCTTACCATGAGGAATGCCACGCGAATGACGACCGCAATGAACTTTGACTTTTGCAATCCTGGTTTTTTTGACGCCAATGGTGAACGCGTTTTGTTGATTGCGACTGTCTTGCGAAACGGACAGCGTGTGGATTTTCGTTTTCTTTGAGAGCAATCTGCTCTTCCGCTTTCGAACAAATCCTCAACGACCGCTTATGACAGGTTGTTCTCCGAAGCTCCGACTCGGATCTCTTCTAACGTTTGCGATCGTCCCCGTCTTGGTTGGGTGTCCGAAACCGGAACCCGTTCCACAGTCGAAGGCGCCGAAGCAATTATCGGATAATATTCCGAAAGCTCCTGTCGACGTGCCACTTCAATTCGATCGTTTGCTGCGAGCGGGTGATCTCGAAGCAGCAGAGAATGTATTGCGGAATGCACTACGTGAAAATGCGAGCGACGTTGTCTCACGACGCCTTCTTTCGCAGTTGTTGAGCGCTCAGGGGCGTCGTATGGAAGCATGTCACCACGTGCGCCAGCTCATCCGGTACACAACGCTGCAACCACACGAATTGCTCAGTCTGGTCGACACCTGCGGTCCGTTCATGCTGGTGAACTACGGCGATCTGCCGAGCATTCAACCGGAAACGCTGTTCGGTTTGGGCGATGCCAGGTTGGAGTATTTTTCTTCACGAGCCAATGTGGACCAAGTCCTCGAGCTGCTGACTCAAGTTCGACGTAAGCATCCCAGCCATCCTGCGGTCATCGCATTTTCAGGGCGAGTATTGGCTGAACACGCGCGCTGGGATGAGTTGGAGGATTGGATTGGCGAAGTGGCCAGTGCTTTTGAAAGCACACCGGAATTCGCTTTGAGCAATCGTCGTGCGACCGAGCGCACCTTTGGCTTGCGTGAACAACCCGAAGCCTGGTTGGCCGTGGCGATTTGGTTATCAAAGAACCACTCCGTTGACGATGCGGTTCGCTGCTTGGTCGAATGCCTGCGGCTGGATCCAAGTAATCGCGCTGCTTTGAGATCGCTGGTGTCGATTGTCGAACGTGAATTTACAGAGGAATCTGATTGGCATCGCCGGCTACCGAAGCTACGAGATTGGCTCGAAGGACTGGATCGAGTTTTCCGGATTGCGAGGGATGCCAGCGCGGAAGAAGCAAGTTGGATTGCGTCTCGAATGAGTGATTGGTTTCGGCCTTGGGAATCGGAAGCTTGGTCGTACCGAGCGGCAGAGCTAGCCGGGCAAAGCAATCGAGCACTGCGGTTGCTGGAGGAACGACGAAAGGCATTGATGAATTGGGAAGCAAATGCCAAGGCCGAGCTGGCCAGCAACACTCGGATGAGCCGAACTCTTGGATTTGTCCCCGAGCCTTTGACTTCCATCAGACTGCCTCGGCGGCTTCTCAAATCTGACATGCGTGAAAGCGAGACGAAACAGCGAATCGCATTTGAGAATGTTGCGGAGCAATGGGGGATTCGGTCCAGCGAGGCGACGAAGTTTCCAGCTAGCGGTCAGAATTTCTATCTGCACCAAACCAATGGTGTCGGATTAGGAGCATTTGATTTTGATTTAGATGGGCTATGTGACGTCTATTGTTGTCGCGCTGATGGAACGCCGAACTCGATGGACTCTCAGCCAAATCAGCTGTTCCGACAAGTCGCCACCGGCAAGTTCCAAGAAATTACGAAGCTCAGCCGAGCGATCGACACTGGATTCTCACAGGGAGTCTGTGTCAGTGACGCGAATCAAGACGGTTTTCCAGACGTGTTTGTCGCAAACATTGGTGTGAACAATTGGTTCATCAACCAAGGCGACGGAACTTTCGAACTTGCATCCAACAGGATCGCCGAAAACGACGAACAATGGACGTCCAGTCTTGCGATGGCAGATCTGAATGGCGACTCACTGCCTGACCTAGTCGAGATCAATTACATCCAAGAGAGGCGAGCCTTTGATGTGCTTTGCGAGCCGCCGTTTGTCGGCTGCCAGCCGCAAGACTTTCGTGCGGCAGCGGACCGCGTTCTCTTGATGAGCCCTGACGGGAAGTTGGCTCCGTGGAA
This genomic interval carries:
- a CDS encoding CRTAC1 family protein, with amino-acid sequence MPLQFDRLLRAGDLEAAENVLRNALRENASDVVSRRLLSQLLSAQGRRMEACHHVRQLIRYTTLQPHELLSLVDTCGPFMLVNYGDLPSIQPETLFGLGDARLEYFSSRANVDQVLELLTQVRRKHPSHPAVIAFSGRVLAEHARWDELEDWIGEVASAFESTPEFALSNRRATERTFGLREQPEAWLAVAIWLSKNHSVDDAVRCLVECLRLDPSNRAALRSLVSIVEREFTEESDWHRRLPKLRDWLEGLDRVFRIARDASAEEASWIASRMSDWFRPWESEAWSYRAAELAGQSNRALRLLEERRKALMNWEANAKAELASNTRMSRTLGFVPEPLTSIRLPRRLLKSDMRESETKQRIAFENVAEQWGIRSSEATKFPASGQNFYLHQTNGVGLGAFDFDLDGLCDVYCCRADGTPNSMDSQPNQLFRQVATGKFQEITKLSRAIDTGFSQGVCVSDANQDGFPDVFVANIGVNNWFINQGDGTFELASNRIAENDEQWTSSLAMADLNGDSLPDLVEINYIQERRAFDVLCEPPFVGCQPQDFRAAADRVLLMSPDGKLAPWKDVCEAMKESPKHGFGIVIGNFDGENGNDFFVSNDGDLNHYWVSKEANSEVGNTFDLPESMGVFKLIENAGLAGLAVGRSGHGEACMGIAASDFNRDGKLDFHVTNFFEESVNLFLQTTSGYFSDEAIAFRLNDPSRNVTGFGTQAADFDNDGWQDIVVLNGHLYNHLQNGIPFKMLPQLFRGSVNGFQTEPSSNRSVYFNEPQLGRTLASADLDRDGRMDLLANHLDQPVAVLQNVSDAAAAVQFELLGTSSERNAAGATLQCRIETEESATLQTAFQVAGGGYMCSNESIIHFGIADPNSKVGVRVQWPSGREEEFEGLSASARHAIVEGIGVVRSTPLR